Part of the Pseudomonas sp. M30-35 genome is shown below.
CCGGTAGTTCCATGCCGAAGAACGGGATTGGTTTGCCTGCTGCGCTCAGGATGATCCAGCCAGCAAAGGGTGCCCCTATCATCAAGGCATAAAGAGCTAAATGCATAAGCTGAGCAGGTATCGCTTGCCACTGCGGGATTGCCGGTACGATTTTAGGTGTCGGAGCGACCAAGCGTGCCAGCAAGCGAAGCCAGACCAGAGCAAAAACTGACAAACCAAGCATGAAGTGCCATTGCTTGAGCAGCTCCCTGGTGTCGCTACCTTTGGGGAAGTTACCTTTGAGCTCGATGCAGGCATAGACCCCGATAAACAGAAGGACCATTAGCCAGTGCAGGCTTATAGACAGGCTTCCATAGCGGTGTTCATTGTTTTTCCAAGTCATTGTCTAGGCTCGTAACGGTTAGATAGGGTGCTAATAGTAAAAGTTGAATCTTAAGTATTACTGAACATCTTTGAAACCGCTGGCGATGCGCAAGTATTTAAGCACGAGGCTTGATTTAGATCATTTAACCTCTCGATAGAGTTGCCCATAGCCTGTGCCCCGGCGTCAGATCCTCCCTCAAACTAGGCTACTGGCTGT
Proteins encoded:
- a CDS encoding cytochrome b, translating into MTWKNNEHRYGSLSISLHWLMVLLFIGVYACIELKGNFPKGSDTRELLKQWHFMLGLSVFALVWLRLLARLVAPTPKIVPAIPQWQAIPAQLMHLALYALMIGAPFAGWIILSAAGKPIPFFGMELPALVGKNPDLAKEVKYWHELAGTTGYWLIGLHAVAGIAHHYFLRDNTLTRMLPQRGQQ